From the Paenibacillus sp. FSL H8-0548 genome, one window contains:
- the leuB gene encoding 3-isopropylmalate dehydrogenase translates to MSEVKKIAVIAGDGIGPEVVGEALKVLKKTEELYGYKFETEHGLFGGIAIDEKGTPLPQETLDLCKGADAVLLGAVGGPKWDNNSKELRPETGLLGIRKELGLFSNIRPATVFDCLKEASTLKPEVLEGTDLIVVRELTGGIYFGEKFRREGANGVEAVDTCVYNELEIERIVRQGFDIAMTRSKRLASVDKANVLETSRLWREVVNRIAPEYPEVELEHVLVDNCAMQLLRRPSSFDVIVTENMFGDILSDEAAMLTGSIGMLSSASLGEGSFGLYEPVHGSAPDIAGQGISNPIATILSVALMFRLTFGYHEAAAAIEAAVKEVLDAGHRTGDIAVDKSTAIGTTEMGDLIVAALKK, encoded by the coding sequence ATGTCAGAAGTGAAAAAAATCGCAGTTATTGCCGGCGACGGTATTGGACCTGAGGTTGTTGGCGAAGCTCTTAAAGTACTTAAAAAAACAGAAGAGCTTTATGGCTACAAATTTGAAACAGAGCACGGCCTGTTCGGCGGTATTGCCATCGATGAGAAAGGAACACCGTTGCCGCAAGAGACGCTTGACCTTTGCAAAGGCGCAGACGCAGTATTGCTAGGCGCAGTAGGTGGACCGAAATGGGACAACAACTCGAAGGAGCTTCGTCCAGAAACAGGCTTGCTTGGCATTCGTAAAGAATTGGGCTTGTTCTCGAATATTCGTCCAGCGACAGTATTCGATTGCTTGAAGGAAGCATCGACATTGAAGCCTGAAGTTCTTGAAGGCACTGATTTGATCGTTGTTCGTGAGCTTACAGGCGGTATTTATTTCGGCGAGAAATTCCGTCGTGAAGGTGCGAACGGAGTTGAAGCGGTTGATACTTGCGTATACAATGAACTAGAAATTGAACGTATCGTTCGTCAAGGCTTTGATATTGCTATGACTCGCAGCAAACGTCTTGCTTCGGTTGATAAAGCGAATGTACTTGAAACTTCTCGTCTATGGCGCGAGGTTGTTAATCGGATTGCTCCTGAGTATCCTGAGGTTGAACTTGAGCATGTGCTAGTAGACAACTGTGCAATGCAATTGCTTCGTCGTCCTTCAAGCTTCGATGTTATCGTAACTGAAAATATGTTCGGCGACATCCTTAGCGATGAAGCAGCGATGCTGACAGGTTCGATTGGTATGCTTTCATCCGCTTCACTTGGTGAAGGAAGCTTCGGCCTATACGAGCCAGTACATGGCTCGGCACCTGATATTGCAGGTCAAGGGATATCTAACCCAATTGCTACAATTCTATCGGTAGCACTTATGTTCCGTCTAACGTTTGGTTATCATGAAGCGGCAGCGGCGATTGAAGCAGCTGTTAAAGAAGTACTAGATGCAGGTCACCGTACAGGCGATATCGCTGTTGATAAGAGCACAGCAATCGGTACAACTGAAATGGGCGATTTGATCGTAGCAGCACTAAAAAAATAA
- a CDS encoding GNAT family N-acetyltransferase produces the protein MMIMIRIYDPRLDEAEVVRLIRTELIPLSHTVHQLDAQTIRELPKRFRRGVTYVASLSKKSPPISFIHFEVMGDVLYLDMMVTHPQHRNRQWGRKLMAHSEAYGQAQHCKVARLFVDKVNDKAHQLYNKLGYSTIGYYPELRCYELLKPLTPL, from the coding sequence ATGATGATCATGATACGCATATACGATCCTAGGCTTGATGAGGCTGAGGTAGTTCGGCTCATTCGCACTGAGCTTATCCCATTGTCGCATACCGTCCACCAGCTGGATGCTCAGACCATAAGAGAGCTTCCGAAGCGTTTCCGGCGCGGCGTTACTTATGTAGCATCTCTATCCAAAAAAAGCCCGCCAATCTCCTTCATACACTTTGAAGTCATGGGTGACGTTCTGTATTTAGATATGATGGTTACGCATCCCCAGCACCGAAATCGGCAATGGGGGAGAAAACTAATGGCGCATAGCGAGGCCTACGGTCAGGCGCAGCACTGCAAGGTCGCCAGGCTGTTTGTTGATAAAGTAAATGATAAAGCCCATCAGTTGTACAATAAGCTTGGATACAGTACCATAGGCTACTATCCTGAGCTTCGCTGCTACGAGCTGCTCAAGCCGCTCACCCCGCTATGA
- the rplT gene encoding 50S ribosomal protein L20, which produces MARVKGGFVRTRRRKRILKLAKGYFGSKHRLFKTAKEQVGKSLMYAYRDRRNKKRDIRRLWIVRINAAARINGLSYNKFMHGLKLAGVEVNRKILADLAVNDMTSFNSLAGIAKEKINA; this is translated from the coding sequence ATGGCAAGAGTCAAAGGCGGATTTGTCCGCACTCGTCGTCGCAAGAGAATTCTAAAGCTAGCAAAAGGTTATTTCGGTTCCAAACATCGCCTGTTTAAAACAGCGAAGGAGCAAGTTGGTAAGTCACTTATGTACGCATACCGTGACCGTCGCAACAAAAAACGTGACATCCGCAGACTGTGGATCGTTCGTATTAACGCGGCAGCTCGCATTAACGGTCTTTCATACAACAAATTCATGCACGGCTTGAAGCTTGCGGGCGTAGAAGTAAACCGCAAAATCCTTGCTGATCTCGCAGTTAACGATATGACTTCGTTCAACTCACTTGCAGGCATTGCAAAAGAAAAAATTAACGCGTAG
- the sigI gene encoding RNA polymerase sigma factor SigI → MLLVLFKRFLRKSTSAEAVENERKLSPEQCVARIRQGDELLREQFIADYKPYILKVTSRFCKRYIDQNRDDEFSVALLAYNEAINQFDSDAGKSFIGFSETVIRRRLIDHVRKEQRHAQTIPYSMFDSEDGEQPRNNSVESWQAMASFEIKRTEDERRLEIGELNQELMKFGISFAELVENSPKHADSRRLLIGIAQTLVSHSDLMDSLREKSKLAVKELTELCGVSRKTIERNRKYIIAISIIISGTYPYMHDYLNIAGDQIHTNKEASK, encoded by the coding sequence TTGTTACTTGTATTGTTCAAACGCTTTTTGCGGAAGTCTACTTCCGCCGAGGCTGTAGAGAATGAGCGAAAGCTTTCTCCCGAACAATGTGTTGCTCGCATTCGTCAAGGTGACGAGCTGCTTCGCGAGCAATTCATAGCAGATTACAAACCTTATATTTTAAAAGTAACAAGTCGATTTTGCAAACGGTACATCGATCAGAACCGGGATGATGAATTCAGTGTGGCGCTGTTAGCCTACAATGAAGCGATCAATCAGTTCGATAGTGATGCTGGAAAATCCTTTATTGGTTTTTCTGAAACTGTTATTCGCCGTCGGCTTATTGACCATGTCCGAAAAGAACAAAGGCATGCTCAGACAATACCTTATAGCATGTTTGACTCCGAGGATGGAGAGCAGCCGCGTAATAATTCCGTCGAAAGCTGGCAAGCGATGGCATCGTTTGAGATTAAGCGGACGGAAGATGAGAGAAGGCTGGAGATCGGCGAGCTGAACCAGGAGCTTATGAAATTTGGGATCTCTTTTGCTGAGCTTGTGGAAAACTCGCCTAAACATGCGGATTCTAGAAGGCTGTTGATTGGAATTGCACAGACACTTGTCAGTCATAGCGATTTAATGGATTCCTTGAGAGAAAAGAGCAAGCTCGCTGTCAAAGAGCTGACTGAACTTTGTGGTGTATCCCGCAAAACAATCGAACGAAATCGGAAATATATCATCGCAATTTCGATTATTATTTCAGGTACATACCCCTACATGCATGATTATTTAAATATAGCTGGTGACCAAATTCATACGAATAAGGAGGCAAGCAAATGA
- the ilvC gene encoding ketol-acid reductoisomerase codes for MAVTMYYEKDADQGVLQGKTIAVIGYGSQGHAQAQNLRDSGLKVVIGLRPGKSADVAKKDGFEVLTVAEATKVADVVQILLPDETQAQVYNDEIAPNLKKGAALMFSHGFNIHYGQIKPNADTDVFLVAPKSPGHMVRRTYEEGFGVPGLIAIEQDASGNAKAIGLAYAKGIGCTRAGVIETSFKEETETDLFGEQAVLCGGASALVKAGFETLVEAGYAPEMAYFECLHELKLIVDMMYEGGISSMRDSISNTAEYGDYVTGPRIVTEETKKEMKRVLEDIQSGRFARDFILENQSNRAMLTATRRNEAAHPIEQTGAQLRELMHWIKK; via the coding sequence ATGGCAGTTACAATGTACTATGAAAAAGACGCCGATCAAGGCGTACTACAAGGTAAAACAATTGCAGTAATCGGATACGGCAGCCAAGGCCACGCGCAAGCGCAAAACCTTCGCGACAGCGGCTTGAAAGTGGTTATCGGACTTCGTCCTGGTAAATCCGCAGACGTAGCAAAAAAAGACGGCTTTGAAGTACTTACAGTTGCAGAAGCAACTAAAGTGGCTGACGTTGTTCAAATTTTGCTTCCTGATGAAACACAAGCGCAAGTATATAACGATGAAATCGCTCCAAACCTGAAAAAAGGCGCGGCGTTGATGTTCTCTCACGGTTTCAATATTCACTACGGCCAAATCAAGCCTAATGCAGATACAGACGTATTTCTAGTTGCTCCAAAATCCCCTGGTCACATGGTTCGCCGTACGTACGAAGAGGGCTTTGGCGTTCCTGGACTAATCGCAATCGAGCAAGATGCTTCTGGCAATGCTAAAGCTATCGGTCTTGCATATGCTAAAGGTATCGGTTGTACACGCGCAGGCGTTATCGAAACATCTTTTAAAGAAGAAACAGAAACAGATTTGTTTGGTGAGCAAGCTGTTCTTTGCGGTGGTGCTTCTGCACTAGTTAAAGCAGGCTTCGAGACTCTTGTTGAAGCTGGCTATGCTCCAGAAATGGCTTATTTCGAGTGTTTGCATGAGCTTAAGCTGATCGTTGACATGATGTATGAAGGCGGAATCTCTTCCATGCGTGATTCCATCTCCAACACTGCAGAATATGGCGATTATGTAACAGGCCCTCGCATTGTTACAGAAGAAACAAAAAAAGAAATGAAACGTGTATTGGAAGATATCCAATCCGGTCGTTTCGCTCGCGATTTCATCTTGGAAAATCAATCGAACCGTGCAATGCTTACAGCTACTCGCCGTAACGAAGCCGCTCACCCTATCGAGCAAACAGGCGCACAGCTTCGTGAATTGATGCACTGGATCAAGAAGTAA
- a CDS encoding peroxiredoxin encodes MADRLVGRQAPDFTLETATGDGKDFGTASLADYKGKWLVLFFYPLDFTFVCPTEITALSLAAADFKKLDTEILGVSVDSKHSHRAWINTPVNDNGLGQLEFPLAADITKSAARDYGVLIEEEGVALRGLFIINPEGEIQYQVVNHNNVGRSVDETLRVLQALQSGGLCPINWKPGQQTLVTK; translated from the coding sequence ATGGCAGATCGTTTGGTAGGTCGTCAAGCACCGGATTTCACATTGGAAACAGCAACAGGAGACGGTAAAGATTTCGGTACAGCATCACTTGCAGATTACAAAGGCAAATGGTTGGTATTGTTCTTCTACCCACTAGATTTCACATTCGTTTGCCCTACTGAAATTACAGCTTTGAGCCTTGCAGCTGCAGATTTCAAAAAATTGGATACTGAAATTCTTGGTGTCAGCGTAGATAGCAAACATAGTCACCGTGCATGGATCAACACGCCGGTTAACGATAATGGTCTAGGCCAATTGGAATTCCCGCTTGCTGCTGATATCACTAAGAGTGCTGCTCGTGACTATGGCGTGTTGATTGAAGAAGAAGGCGTGGCTCTTCGCGGCCTATTCATCATCAACCCAGAAGGCGAAATTCAATACCAAGTTGTTAACCATAACAACGTAGGCCGCAGCGTTGACGAAACGCTTCGCGTATTGCAAGCATTGCAATCCGGTGGACTTTGCCCTATTAACTGGAAACCAGGTCAACAAACATTGGTAACGAAATAA
- a CDS encoding anti-sigma factor domain-containing protein: MKRGVVMSVHKQHVVVMTADGEFLQAPVQGSPQIGEEITFEAILKKSRAVKSIYWYSSAAAIFLLIFLPLLFYTQKDSNSVVAYVSMDINPSVELGVDGNEKVRELRALNESGDQIIKGLSYAGLNVADVAASILERAKGSHYLDTPNKDIFITSMLIDGNSALKLDYEVNLTGKVDQMLRNLLSQLAAEASSATITTLSIPNELREEAAENGISSGKMAVYLMAKDEGYELELEQLKQQSIDKVTESFGGVKTIVDNAADTSKEKLKELVAREKEEKAKKLTEDLSTNTAKPTPAPSPANKPVSAVKPQKPSTKAEETKKPDTSGTKGSGQQTKPDKSAKPSQPNKPTIGKTDKDPDRNDRWSNSKDWEWDKDKWNRNNKDYNRSDKDNRERNEKWNRERSKEKGSDNKKETKKNREKQNEKD, encoded by the coding sequence ATGAAGCGTGGAGTTGTTATGAGTGTTCATAAGCAGCATGTAGTTGTAATGACAGCAGACGGTGAATTTTTGCAAGCCCCTGTTCAAGGTTCACCGCAGATCGGTGAGGAAATTACGTTTGAGGCGATTTTAAAAAAGTCTCGAGCTGTCAAGTCTATCTATTGGTATAGCAGTGCTGCTGCTATCTTTCTGCTCATATTTCTACCACTGTTATTTTATACGCAAAAGGATTCGAACTCCGTAGTCGCCTATGTAAGCATGGACATTAATCCGAGCGTTGAATTAGGTGTCGATGGAAATGAGAAGGTAAGAGAGCTGCGTGCGCTAAACGAGTCTGGAGATCAGATTATAAAGGGACTCTCATACGCGGGTTTGAATGTGGCAGATGTAGCCGCTTCGATATTGGAGAGGGCTAAAGGCTCGCATTATCTCGATACGCCTAACAAAGATATTTTCATAACGAGTATGCTGATAGACGGCAATTCTGCACTTAAGCTCGATTATGAGGTTAATTTGACGGGAAAAGTCGACCAGATGTTGAGAAACTTGCTGTCGCAACTCGCAGCGGAGGCTTCCAGCGCAACGATTACGACACTGTCGATTCCGAATGAGCTGCGTGAGGAAGCGGCTGAAAACGGAATATCCTCAGGCAAGATGGCGGTATATTTGATGGCAAAGGATGAAGGCTATGAGCTTGAACTGGAGCAATTGAAGCAGCAATCCATCGACAAGGTTACAGAGTCATTTGGCGGAGTAAAGACGATCGTTGACAATGCTGCGGATACGAGCAAGGAGAAGCTAAAGGAGCTTGTTGCACGTGAGAAAGAGGAGAAGGCCAAGAAGCTGACAGAAGATCTAAGTACAAATACTGCTAAGCCTACACCAGCTCCAAGTCCAGCAAACAAACCTGTGAGCGCCGTTAAGCCGCAGAAGCCTTCGACTAAAGCGGAAGAGACAAAAAAGCCCGACACGAGTGGAACGAAGGGCAGCGGCCAGCAAACAAAGCCGGATAAGTCTGCAAAGCCAAGTCAACCGAATAAACCAACGATCGGGAAGACAGACAAGGATCCAGATCGTAATGATAGATGGAGCAACTCAAAGGACTGGGAATGGGACAAGGACAAATGGAATCGAAATAACAAAGATTACAACAGAAGCGATAAGGATAATAGAGAGCGAAACGAGAAATGGAATAGGGAACGCAGCAAGGAGAAGGGCAGTGACAACAAAAAGGAAACAAAAAAGAATCGAGAGAAACAAAACGAAAAAGATTAA
- the ilvB gene encoding biosynthetic-type acetolactate synthase large subunit: MVTQDATLKSKEELKERLSKPEVISGSEILLRSLLLEGVDCVFGYPGGAVLYIYDAMHGNPDFNHLLTRHEQGAIHAADGYARASGKVGVCIATSGPGATNLVTGIATAYMDSVPLVVITGNVISSLIGSDAFQEADITGITMPITKHSYLVRDVEDLPRIIHEAFHIANTGRKGPVLIDIPKDISAAKTLFKPATEVSIRGYNPTVSPNKNQVDKLIKAIEQAERPLILAGGGVVYSGAHEELFEFVTKTQIPITTTLLGLGAFPSGNDLFLGMPGMHGTYTANKSIQSADLLINIGARFDDRVTGKLAGFAPLAKIVHIDIDPAEIGKNVPTDIPIVGDVKTVLEIVNKLAVRAEKADDWRAKLKASCEQYPFSYKDSDVELKPQWVIELIHETTNGDAIVTTDVGQHQMWAAQYYKFNKPRSWVTSGGLGTMGFGFPSAIGAQMANPGRVVVSINGDGGMQMCAQELAICAINNIPVKVVIINNQVLGMVRQWQELIYDNRYSHIDLSGSPDFVKLSEAYGVKGFRATNKEEARAVWEEALSHPGPAVVEFVVRKEENVYPMVAQGSTIDEMIMGDAE, encoded by the coding sequence ATGGTAACGCAAGATGCAACACTGAAGTCAAAAGAGGAATTGAAGGAAAGGCTCTCGAAGCCTGAGGTCATATCTGGTTCGGAAATATTGCTTCGTAGTCTGCTGCTTGAGGGTGTAGATTGTGTGTTCGGCTATCCAGGCGGAGCGGTGTTGTACATTTACGACGCTATGCACGGAAACCCTGATTTCAACCATTTACTCACTCGTCATGAGCAAGGTGCTATTCACGCAGCGGATGGCTACGCACGCGCAAGCGGTAAAGTAGGCGTTTGTATTGCAACTTCAGGACCTGGAGCAACAAATCTGGTAACGGGTATCGCAACGGCTTATATGGATTCTGTACCTTTAGTTGTTATTACAGGCAATGTCATTTCCAGCTTAATTGGAAGCGACGCTTTCCAAGAAGCGGACATTACAGGCATTACGATGCCAATTACTAAGCACAGCTACCTCGTGCGTGACGTTGAAGATTTGCCGCGTATTATTCATGAAGCTTTCCATATCGCGAACACTGGCCGTAAAGGTCCGGTTTTGATTGATATACCTAAAGATATTTCAGCGGCAAAAACATTGTTTAAGCCAGCGACTGAAGTGAGCATCCGCGGTTACAACCCGACGGTTTCGCCGAATAAGAATCAAGTGGATAAGCTTATTAAAGCAATAGAGCAAGCTGAGCGTCCACTTATTCTAGCCGGCGGCGGAGTTGTATACTCTGGCGCACATGAGGAGCTATTCGAATTTGTAACGAAAACACAAATTCCAATTACAACAACGCTGCTTGGTCTGGGAGCTTTCCCAAGCGGAAATGATCTATTCCTAGGCATGCCGGGTATGCACGGCACTTACACAGCTAACAAATCGATCCAAAGTGCAGATTTGCTTATTAATATCGGCGCTCGCTTCGATGATCGTGTAACGGGTAAGCTGGCGGGCTTCGCTCCACTGGCCAAAATCGTTCACATCGATATCGATCCAGCTGAGATTGGTAAAAATGTACCAACGGATATCCCGATCGTAGGCGACGTGAAAACTGTTCTGGAAATCGTTAATAAGCTAGCTGTACGTGCAGAAAAAGCTGACGACTGGCGTGCGAAGCTCAAAGCATCATGTGAGCAATATCCATTCAGCTACAAGGACTCTGATGTTGAATTGAAGCCGCAGTGGGTTATAGAGCTGATTCACGAAACAACAAATGGCGATGCGATCGTAACGACTGACGTTGGCCAGCATCAGATGTGGGCTGCGCAGTATTACAAATTCAACAAGCCGCGTTCATGGGTAACCTCTGGCGGCTTAGGTACGATGGGCTTTGGTTTCCCATCAGCAATTGGTGCTCAAATGGCTAATCCGGGACGTGTTGTCGTTTCCATTAATGGTGATGGCGGTATGCAAATGTGCGCGCAAGAGCTTGCGATTTGTGCGATCAATAACATTCCGGTTAAAGTTGTCATTATTAATAATCAGGTGCTTGGAATGGTTCGTCAGTGGCAAGAGCTTATTTATGACAACCGCTACAGTCATATTGATCTTTCGGGCAGCCCGGACTTCGTTAAGCTATCCGAGGCATATGGCGTAAAAGGCTTCCGAGCAACGAACAAAGAAGAAGCCCGTGCAGTATGGGAAGAAGCGCTTAGCCATCCTGGTCCTGCTGTCGTTGAGTTTGTCGTTCGCAAGGAAGAGAACGTCTATCCAATGGTAGCGCAAGGAAGCACCATCGACGAAATGATCATGGGGGATGCGGAATGA
- the infC gene encoding translation initiation factor IF-3 gives MNDEIRAREVRLVGAEGEQIGIKSIRDAMQLAIELNLDLVNVAPTAKPPVCRIMDYGKFRYEQQKKEKEARKNQKIVDLKEVWFRANIDENDYQTKYRNVIKFLGEGDKVKASVRFRGREIAHASLGQKILDRLSKEVAELCSVERAPKLEGRSMIMILAPKTNS, from the coding sequence ATCAATGATGAAATCCGGGCCAGAGAAGTACGTTTAGTCGGAGCTGAGGGCGAGCAAATCGGTATTAAGTCGATTCGTGATGCTATGCAGCTTGCTATTGAGCTTAATTTGGACCTGGTGAACGTCGCCCCGACGGCTAAGCCGCCGGTATGCCGTATCATGGACTACGGAAAGTTCCGTTATGAGCAGCAAAAGAAAGAAAAAGAAGCTCGTAAAAACCAGAAGATCGTTGATCTTAAGGAAGTTTGGTTCCGTGCCAACATTGATGAAAATGACTACCAAACGAAATATCGCAACGTTATTAAGTTCCTAGGTGAAGGCGATAAAGTGAAAGCATCCGTAAGATTCCGCGGCCGTGAGATTGCACATGCTTCTCTTGGACAAAAGATTTTGGATCGTCTTTCCAAAGAGGTTGCCGAATTATGCAGCGTTGAGCGCGCTCCTAAGCTGGAAGGCCGGAGCATGATTATGATTTTGGCACCCAAAACCAACAGCTAA
- the ilvN gene encoding acetolactate synthase small subunit, producing the protein MKKHTIAVIVNDQPGVLQRVSGLFGRRGFNIESITVGSSEEAGLSRMVIVTSGDDHTLEQVTKQLYKLIDVIKVIDLSSNPMVGRELALIKVNAEPSSRPEVLGVVETFRAAVVDIGTHSLIVQVVGDTEKIDAMVELLKPYGIRELSRTGVTALNRGNAK; encoded by the coding sequence ATGAAAAAACACACGATCGCAGTAATCGTTAACGATCAGCCCGGCGTTCTCCAGCGTGTATCCGGCTTATTCGGACGCCGTGGCTTCAATATTGAAAGCATCACAGTCGGTTCTAGTGAAGAAGCAGGCTTGTCGCGTATGGTCATCGTCACTTCGGGTGATGATCATACCCTCGAGCAGGTTACGAAGCAGCTGTACAAATTGATTGATGTCATCAAGGTCATTGACCTGAGCTCTAATCCAATGGTTGGCCGCGAGCTTGCACTTATTAAAGTAAATGCAGAGCCGAGCTCACGTCCGGAAGTTCTAGGCGTAGTTGAAACTTTCCGCGCAGCGGTTGTTGATATCGGCACACATTCGCTTATCGTACAAGTTGTAGGCGATACTGAGAAAATTGATGCTATGGTTGAACTGCTTAAGCCTTATGGCATTCGTGAGCTGTCGCGTACAGGCGTAACCGCGCTGAACCGAGGCAACGCTAAGTAA
- a CDS encoding 2-isopropylmalate synthase: MRKIYVFDTTLRDGEQSPGVNLNTKEKVEIALQLERLGVDRMEAGFPAASPGDLAAVNAVARAVKNCTVIGLSRSREQDIDAVREALIGAQDPCIHVFLATSPIHRKHKLRMEKEQVLETAERAIRYAKKYFDKVEFSAEDAGRTELDFLCQVVDMAIKAGATVVNIPDTVGYLNPLEFGNIFKTLKENVPNIEKIQLSAHCHDDLGMATANSLAAIMNGADQVEGTINGIGERAGNTALEEIAMTLATRPDYFGAQTTLNLKEIAKTSRLVSKLTGMVVPGNKAIVGANAFAHESGIHQDGMLKEKTTYEIISPETIGLKESKLVLGKHSGRHAFREKLIDLGYELEDEAVNAAFAKFKDLADRKKTVSDEDILALLEEKLIDTPEVFSLETIQVSYGNQSTPSASVRIRKAEGESVEEVAIGNGSVDAIYNAIDKVTQETVELEDYSIKSVSQGKDAQGEVHVVLKQDEVSAQGRGLSTDILEASARAYIDALNRLIEKRKTPGRRDKMSLI, encoded by the coding sequence ATGCGGAAAATTTATGTTTTCGACACAACGCTTCGTGATGGAGAGCAATCTCCCGGTGTAAACCTGAACACGAAGGAAAAGGTAGAGATTGCCCTTCAGCTTGAAAGGCTGGGAGTGGACCGTATGGAGGCTGGCTTCCCAGCAGCTTCACCAGGAGATCTAGCTGCGGTTAATGCGGTAGCACGCGCGGTCAAAAATTGCACAGTTATCGGTCTATCACGTTCACGTGAGCAAGATATTGATGCCGTTCGTGAAGCACTCATTGGCGCACAGGATCCTTGCATCCATGTGTTCCTTGCTACAAGTCCCATTCACAGGAAGCATAAGCTTCGGATGGAGAAGGAGCAGGTGCTGGAAACTGCGGAGCGTGCCATTCGCTATGCCAAAAAATATTTTGACAAAGTTGAATTCTCAGCAGAGGATGCTGGTCGTACAGAGCTGGACTTTTTGTGCCAAGTGGTTGATATGGCGATTAAAGCAGGTGCGACTGTTGTTAATATCCCGGATACGGTCGGTTATTTGAATCCACTAGAATTCGGAAACATCTTCAAAACCTTGAAGGAAAATGTACCGAATATCGAGAAAATTCAGCTTAGCGCACATTGTCACGATGATCTGGGGATGGCAACTGCCAACTCGCTTGCAGCAATCATGAACGGTGCCGATCAAGTTGAAGGGACCATTAATGGAATTGGGGAGCGTGCAGGCAATACGGCACTTGAAGAGATTGCTATGACGCTTGCGACACGCCCTGATTACTTTGGTGCTCAAACGACTTTGAACCTGAAGGAAATTGCTAAGACGAGCCGCCTTGTCAGCAAGCTGACAGGAATGGTCGTACCAGGCAATAAAGCGATCGTTGGAGCCAATGCCTTCGCGCATGAGTCCGGTATTCACCAGGATGGCATGCTCAAGGAAAAAACGACATACGAAATCATTTCACCGGAAACGATTGGATTGAAAGAGTCTAAGCTTGTCCTTGGCAAGCACTCTGGACGCCATGCATTCCGTGAGAAGCTGATTGATCTTGGTTATGAGCTTGAGGACGAAGCGGTTAACGCAGCTTTCGCCAAATTCAAGGATCTAGCAGATCGCAAGAAGACGGTAAGTGATGAGGATATTCTTGCCTTGCTTGAAGAGAAGCTGATTGATACGCCAGAAGTCTTTAGCTTGGAAACGATTCAAGTGAGCTATGGCAATCAATCTACGCCAAGCGCATCCGTTCGAATTCGCAAGGCTGAGGGCGAGAGTGTAGAGGAAGTGGCAATCGGCAACGGTTCCGTAGATGCTATCTATAACGCTATCGACAAAGTTACCCAGGAAACTGTGGAGCTTGAGGACTATTCGATTAAATCCGTGTCGCAGGGCAAGGACGCACAGGGCGAAGTACATGTTGTTTTGAAGCAGGATGAAGTTTCTGCGCAAGGCCGTGGACTAAGTACTGATATTCTTGAAGCAAGCGCGCGTGCATACATCGATGCACTGAATCGATTAATTGAGAAGCGCAAGACACCAGGCCGTCGCGATAAGATGAGCTTGATTTAA
- the rpmI gene encoding 50S ribosomal protein L35, with protein MPKMKTHSSLKDRFKITGTGKVKRYKAYRNHLLSHKSGRQKRVLASQPLMAAGDVRRLKQGLSNL; from the coding sequence ATGCCTAAGATGAAAACTCATAGCAGTCTGAAAGACCGCTTTAAAATTACTGGAACTGGTAAAGTAAAACGTTACAAAGCTTACCGTAACCATTTGCTTTCACACAAATCCGGTCGTCAAAAACGCGTACTTGCTAGCCAACCGCTTATGGCTGCTGGCGACGTTCGTCGTTTGAAGCAAGGCCTTTCGAACTTGTAA